A window of the Cynocephalus volans isolate mCynVol1 chromosome 10, mCynVol1.pri, whole genome shotgun sequence genome harbors these coding sequences:
- the NT5M gene encoding 5'(3')-deoxyribonucleotidase, mitochondrial: protein MMRLGGWCARRPRGAAVPAGRRGAAGRAGDRALRVLVDMDGVLADFEGGFLRKFRARFPEQPFIALEDRRGFWVSEQYGRLQPGLSEKAVSIWESKNFFFELEPLPGAVEAVKQMANLQNTEVFICTSPIKMYKYCPYEKYAWVEKHFGPEFLEQMVLTRDKTVVSADLLIDDRPDITGAEPNPSWEHVLFTSCHNQHLQLQPPGRRLHSWADDWKAILDSKRPC from the exons ATGATGCGGCTGGGCGGCTGGTGTGCGCGGCGGCCCCGCGGCGCGGCGGTCCCGGCGGGGCGGCGCGGGGCGGCGGGGCGGGCGGGCGACCGCGCCCTGCGGGTGTTGGTGGACATGGACGGCGTGCTGGCCGACTTCGAGGGCGGCTTCCTCAGGAAGTTCCGCGCGCGCTTCCCCGAGCAGCCCTTCATCGCGCTGGAGGACCGGCGCGGCTTCTGGGTGTCGGAGCAGTACGGCCGCCTGCAGCCCGGGCTGAGC GAGAAGGCCGTCAGCATATGGGAGTCGAAGAACTTCTTTTTTGAGCTTGAGCCTCTGCCAGGGGCTGTGGAAGCTGTGAAGCAGATGGCCAACCTACAAAA CACTGAGGTCTTCATCTGCACCAGCCCCATCAAGATGTACAAGTACTGTCCCTATGAGAAG TACGCCTGGGTGGAGAAGCACTTTGGCCCTGAGTTTCTGGAGCAGATGGTGCTAACCAGAGACAAGACCGTGGTCTCTGCTGACCTTCTCATAGACGACCGGCCGGACATCACAG GGGCCGAGCCAAACCCCAGCTGGGAGCATGTCCTCTTCACATCCTGCCACAACCAGCATCTGCAGCTGCAGCCCCCCGGCCGCAGGCTGCACTCGTGGGCGGACGACTGGAAGGCCATTCTCGACAGCAAGCGGCCCTGCTGA